Genomic window (Streptomyces cadmiisoli):
GGCCTGCATGGTGGCCGAGTGGTGCGGCGCGCAGTAGGGGGCGGCGTCGATCAGCGGCTTGCCCGGCGGCAGCAGCCCCGCCACGGAGTGCACGGCCGTGACCTCCAGCGCCTCCTCGCGGCCGAGGCGGGGCAGGACCGCGGGCAGCCGCTCCGCGAGCATCGTCTTGCCCGCCCCCGGCGGCCCCTCCAGGAACAGGTGGTGACCGCCGGCCGCGGCGACCTGCACCGCGGTCCTGGCCGACATCTGGCCGACGACATCGGCGAGGTCGTGGTCCTGGTCGTACTGGGCGGCGCCGAAGCTGTGCAGGCCGGTGGCCGCGCCGGTGCCGGGGACCCGCAGTCCGGCGAGCAGCGGGTCGGGGCGTCCCGGCTCGTCCGGTTCCTCGTCGGGCACCGCCTCGTCCGCCAGCACGGCGATCAGCTGCCGCAGACTGCGCACACCGAGCACGGACACCCCGGGCACCAGCGTGGCCTCGGCGGCGGCGCACTCGGGGACCACGACCTGCTCGTAGCCGGCGTCGGCGGCGGCCAGCACGGCCGGCAGGGTGCCGCGCACCGGCCGGACCCGTCCGTCCAGGCCCAGCTCTCCGATCATCACGATGTCGGCGAGCACCCGCGGGTCGATCCGCTCGCAGGCGCCCAGCACCGCGCAGGCGACGGCCAGGTCGAACCCGCTGCCCGCCTTGGGCACGGACGCCGGGCTGAGTCCGACGGTGAGTTTCTTCTGCGGCCACTCGGCGCCCGAGTTCACCACCGCGGCCCGGACCCGGTCACGGCTCTCGGTCAGGCTCTTGTCCGGTAATCCCACCAGCGTGAACGCGGCGACACCCGGTTCGAGGTCGGCCTGCACCTCGACGACCACGCCCTCGACGCCGACCAGGGCGACGGAGCACGTGCGTGCGAAGCCCATCTCAGGCCACCCCCCGCGCGTGCTCGACCACGGGCGCGCCCCGGGCGGGCAGCACGATTCCGACGAGGTCGATGCGCACACCGCCGGGCGGTGCCCCTCCGTGCTCCTGCACCCAGCGTTGAGCCAGGTCACGCAGGCGCTCGGCCTTGACCGGCGTGACCGCCGACATCGGATGCTCGTACGGACCGGGCCCGCGGGTCTTGACCTCGCAGACGACGAGGACGTCGCCGTCCCGCGCCACGATGTCGATCTCGCCGGTCCTGCCGCAGCGCCAGTTGCGCGCCAGGACCGTCATGCCCGCCTCGACCAGCCGCCGCGCGGCCAGGTCCTCGCCGTACGCGCCGAGCGCCCTGCGTGCCAGATGTGTGTTCATGGTCGGCACCACCTCCGGCGCCAACCGTCACGCATTCGCCCGCGGCTGTTGGATCTTGGTGGGCTACTCGCCGGTTGTGGACAACCCCGTCACCCACACGAATGAAGGAGGTCGGCGATCACCCGCCCGGCAGCTCCAGATCGCTCTTGTTCAGCTCCTCAATGTTCACGTCCTTGAATGTGAGGACGCGGACCTGCTTCACGAACCGGGCCGGCCGGTACATGTCCCACACCCAGGCGTCCGCCATCGACACCTCGAAGAACACCTCTCCCTGAACCGAGTGCACCTGCATCTCGTAGTCATTGGTGAGGTAGAAACGCCGCTCGGTCTCGATCACGTATTTGAACAGACCGACGACATCGCGGTACTCCCGGTAGAGCTTGAGCTCCATCTCGGTCTCGTACTTTTCGAGGTCCTCGGCGCTCATGGCATGTTCCCCTTCAGCCGTGCGATCCCACCATTGTGCGCCAGTCCCACGAGCCTCTAGACGATTTCGGTGTCAAGGATCTGCGGCCTGGCGGGGGGACCTTCGTCGAGCAGCCTGCGCAGCAACTCGGCGAGTCTGGTCGGATACACCGTCTCATGCGCCTCGCTCAGTTCCTGACACGTCCACCACCGCGCACCCACGACGCTGCGGCGCTCCAGTTCGGTGAGGCCGACGGCCTCGGTAGCCGTCTGGTCCGTACGGGCCAGGTAGTACCACTCGTCCTGATCCCAGCGTCGCCCCGCGAACGGGAACGAGCACATCCGCCGCCACAGCACCGGGCCCAGTTCCACGGCCGTGATGCCGGTCTCCTCCGCGAGTTCCCGCAGGGCGGCCTCCTCGCGGGTCTCCTCGCCCTCCAGGCCGCCGCCCGGGGTGAACCACCAGTCGTCGGAGGGATCGTCCGGTTCGTGGCCGTGCAGCAGCAGGATCCGGTCCCGCGGGTCGAGCAGCACGACCCGGGCCACCTTGCGCATCTCGCCGCCCAGGGCTCCGACGGAGCCCCCTTCCGCGTCCGTCATCTCAGCGGGCACCGGTGGGCTCCGTCCGCGGGCGGCCGCGGCGCGCGGCGCGCTGGGCGAGCGGTCCGTAGGCGGCGCCTCCGAGCACCAGCACCGCGCCGGCGACGATCAGGGCGCCCATGGTGCGCAGCGGGCCCGGCTCGGACAGACCGCCGAGCGCCTCGAAACCGGTGGGGCGCTCCAGCATTCCGTCCATGGGCCATACGACGGCGTCCACGCGCGCGGACACCGCACCGCGCGCGACCGTACCGCCGGCGGCGTCCGTCAGGTGGGCGGTGGAGTCCAGCGAGCCGTGCCGCTCGTCGCCGAGCAGGAACAGCCGGCCCTCGGGCACGTCGACGGTCGGGAAGTTCGCGACCTCGGCGGCCTGCCCGTCGGGCAGATACGGTTCGTCGATCTGCTTGCCGTTGACCGTCAGCTTGCCGTCCCGGCAGCAGGAGACGGTGTCCCCGCCGATCGCGACGACCCGCTTGAGCATCGGCGCGTTGCCCCAGGTCGCGTCCTTGAAGACGACTACGTCGCCGCGGCGCACCTCACTGCCGTCCACCCGTTCGGCCAGCACGCGGTCGCCGACGCCGATCGTGGGCGACATGGAGCTGGTGGGCACGGTGTACGGGCGGTAGACCACCGCCGCCCAGGCGAATCCGCCCAGGAAAAGGAAGAGGCCCAGCGCGACCGCCAGTCCGGACAACCGCTGTCCGGTCCGGCCGCCCGCCGGGCCACTGCTCGTCCCACCGCCGTGCGGGGCCGTCCGTGTCGCGCTCTCGCCACCCATGGATCCGCACCCTACCCGGGGTACCTGACCGGGTCAGCCCTTACGATCCGGCCGAGGTCACAGTTCCACCAGGGCTTCACGAAGCCCCGGACGGATCAGCGGGTCTCCTCGACCGTGATCCGGCGGCGGCGCCACAGGGCCACCGGCACGACCCCGGCGAGCGCCACGGCGTTCGGGGCTGCGGTCAGCGCGGCGGCGGCGGACGACCGGTCGTTCAGCCCGGCCTGGTCGAAGGTGTCCGGGACGGGGAGCGTGCCCCAGCGGTTGATCGGCCAGGCCTTGACGATGGCGCGTCCGACGACCTTCTCCACCGGGACCATGCCCTTGTTGGCGTCGCCCTGGTTGTAGCGGGAGTCCCGGGAGTTCTGACGGTGGTCGCCCATGACCCAGATGAAGCCCTCGGGGACCTTCACCTTGAACTGGCCGCCCTGGTCGTCGACGCTGCACGGCGTGTTGCCGGGGTAGACGTACGACGCCTCGTTGAGCGCCTTGCCGTTGACCTTCACCGGGCCCGTGCCCTTGCACTCCACCGTGTCGCCGCCGACGCCGATGACCCGCTTGATGAGGTCCTTCTCCTCCGCGGACGGCATCAGACCGATCCAGCTGAGGACGGTCTGGAACGCGTTCGGGTTCACCGTCGGCTCCCCGGCCAGCCAGTTGTCCGGGTCGTGGAAGACGACGACCTCGCCGCGGTCCGGCTCGGAACCGAACCACGGCGTCAGCTTGTCGACGAGAACGCGGTCGCCCTCCTGGAGGGTGTTCTGCATCGAGTCGGAGGGGATCGAGAACGCCTGCACCAGGAACGTCTTGATCAGCAGCGCCAGCACCAGCGCGATACCGATCAGGATCGGCAGCTCCTTCCAGAAGGAGCGCTGCTTCTTCGGCTGCTCGGGTTCGGGGCCGCCCGGCCCCTGCGTCCCGGCCCCTGCGTACCCGTTCGTCACCCTGCCGTCCTCGGCTGCTGTGTCACTCCCTGTGGGAGGGACGTCGTCCGGCGCCGTGGGGGCTGCGTCCACCGGGCGTCCGCGGTGCTCCTCGCCGTCGTGTCCGGACCGTGCGCCAACCGCCACATCCCCCACGCCAACTCCTTACTCTGTGCCGCTGCCTGCCCCATGCACGGCGCAGGCCCACCACTCCCATAACGAGCGGGAGTTCCGCAGGGCTCGGGAGGTGGATCGTTGCGTTCGGATCGTCGGGGGCAACCCTATGCGACGTCACGGGGGCCGCGGTCGACCCGGACGTCGAGTCGACGACGGAAGCATAGGTATTGGGTTCGTCGAGGGTGGTCCAGTGGCCGAGCGGCCAGGCGATGACGACGGCGCGGCCCACCACTTCGTCCTCGGAGACGGTGCCGCCGTAGTCGGTGTCCTGGTGGGAGCGGGAGTCCGCCGAGTTGGACCGGTGGTCGCCCATCACCCACAGCCGGCCCTCGGGCACGGTGATGTCGAAGTCCATGGCCGACGGTTCGTTGCCCGGGTAGAGGTAGTCCTCGACCAGGGGTACGCCGTTGACCGTGACCCGCCCCTGCGCGTCACAGCATTTGACGCGGTCGCCGCCCACGCCGACCACCCGCTTGATCAGGTCCTTCTCGTTCTCCGAGGGCAGCAGGCCGATGAAGGTGAGACCGTCCTTGACCTGCTTGACGACGATCGGGTCGTCCTTCTTCTGGGTGGGCTGCTCGTCCTGGAGCCAGCCGCCGGGGTCCTTGAAGACGACGACGTCGCCGCGCTGCGGCCGGGAGCCGAACCAGGGGGTGAGCTTGTCGACCAGGACGCGGTCGCCGATCTGGATCGTCTGCTCCATGGAGCCCGACGGGATCACGAAGGCCTGCACGAGGAAGGTCTTCAGTACGAGGGCGATGAGGACGGCCACGCCGACGAGGAGCGGTATCTCCTTGATCGCCGAACGGCGCCGCCGGCGCTTGACCTTGCGCTGGAGCTTGCGCCGCTCCGCACGGGTGCGCCCGTCGGACCCGCCGGTGGCGCGCCGGATGCCGGTGGGCAGCAGGTTGTCGGCGGCGCTGGTGGGGGCACCGCGCGGTTTGCCGCGGTTACCCATGGGCACCGTCCGCCGGATCCGACCCGCCGGCCGCCGGGGCGGTGCCGCCCGGCGCTGCGGGCACGCGCGCATAGACGTCGGGGCGGTGCAGGCGGGTGAGGTGGCCGACGGGCCAGACGATCCAGTCCGCCCGGCCGATCACCTTGCGGACGGGCACCATGCCGCCGCCCGGTGAGCCCAGATGGTCGCGGGAGTCGCTGGAGGCACTGCGGTGGTCGCCGAGGACGAAGAGGGCGCCGTCCGGCACGACGACGTCGAAAGGCACTGTGGACGCGCTGTCCCCGGGGTACAGGAATGTCGACTCGTCGACCGACCGGCCGTTCACCCGGAGCCTCCCGTCCTTGTCACAGCAGACCACGTGATCTCTTCCCACGCCCACGACCCGTTTGATGTAGTCGGCGTCCCCGAAGTATCCGCTGCCGTCGAACACGACCACATCACCGCGTCGCGGCCCAGCATCGAAACGGTACGCCAACTTGTTTACGAGAACGCGGTCGCCGATCCTCAATCCGCGCTCCATGGAACCGCTCGGGATCTGGAACGGCTGGAGCACGAACGTGTTGAGCAGCAGCAGAAACACCAGGCAGACCAGCGTGGTCAGGGTGATCCGGCCGCCCGGGACGTACTCGGCGACGCGCGACACCAACGCGAAACGCGACCGTTCCTCCGGCCCCTGCGTGTCCGGGATCTCACCGGATCCGGAAGGGCGGGAGGAGCGGTCGCGCTCCGTCGTCTGTGCTTCGGTGTCCATCGGGGCCAGATGTTATCCGGCCCCGATCGAACGCCGGAAAAGCGCTCAGTTCTCGCGCTTCTCCTTGATCTTCGCCGCCTTGCCGCGCAGGTCGCGCAGGTAGTACAGCTTGGCGCGACGGACGTCACCGCGGGTGACGAGCTCGATCTTCTCCACGATCGGGGTGTGCACCGGGAAGGTGCGCTCGACGCCGACGGAGAAGGAGACCTTGCGGACCGTGAAGGTCTCGCGCACGCCGGCGCCCTGGCGACGGATCACCACGCCCTTGAACTGCTGCACACGGGAGCGGTTGCCCTCGATGACGCGGACGTGGACGTTGACCGTGTCGCCCGGACGGAAGGCCGGAACGTCGCTGCGCAGCGACGCGGCGTCGACGGAGTCGAGCAGGTGAGACATTTCGTCTGCTTTCTTCGCTGATGCCACAGGTCATCAACGGAAACTAGGTTTTCCTGGATGAGCGCTGCGCGGTTCGGGGCGGGCGTCGTGTCCCCCTGTGGCAGGGGCGCACGCCGGACGACGCACAACAGCGGGCTATTCTTCCACGCCCGCCGCCCGGCGCCAAAATCGGCCGTGCGGCTGCCCCTCGGGATCCGGTTCCCAGCCGAGGATGGAGAGCATCTCGCGGTCCTTCTTGTCGAAGGCCTTGGGGTCGCAGCGCTCGATGAGGTCGGGCCGGTGGGCCGTCGTCCGCGCCAGGGCCTCGTCGCGGCGCCACCGGGCGATCTTGCCGTGATGGCCGCTGAGCAGCACGTCCGGGATCTCCCGGCCGCGCCACCGGGGCGGCTTGGTGTAGACGGGACCCTCCAGCAGGGAGGCCATGGCGCCGGGGGCGAAGGAGTCGTCCCGGTGGGACTCGGCGTTGCCGAGGACACCGGGCAGCAGCCGGGCGACGGCCTCCGTGACCACCAGTACGGCCGCCTCGCCGCCGGCGAGGACGTAGTCGCCGATGGACACCTCGAAGACGGGCATCCGGGTGGCGTACTCGTCGACGACCCGCCGGTCGATGCCCTCGTAGCGCGCGGGCGTGAAGATCAGCCAGGGGCACTCGGAGAACTCGACGGCGAGTTCCTGGGTGAAGGGACGGCCGCTGGGGGTCGGTACGACCAGGGCCGGCCGGTGCGAACCGCTCTCGTAGCCGTCGGCGAGGACGGAGTCGAGCGCGTCGCCCCAGGGGTCGGTCTTCATGACCATGCCGGGGCCGCCGCCGTAGGGGGTGTCGTCGACCGTGTTGTGCCGGTCGTACGTCCACTCGCGCAGATCGTGCACATGGACGTTCAGCCGGCCACGCGCGCGTGCCTTGCCCACCAGGGAGACGTTCAGCGGGTCCAGATATTCGGGGAAGATCGTGACGACGTCGATGCGCATCAGGACTCGTCCCTCGACGAGGCGATCTCCGCTCGGTCGTCGATCAGGCCGGGCGGCGGGTCGACGACCGCCCGCTGCTCCGCCAGGTCGATCTCGGTGACGATCTCCTCGACGAACGGGATCATCACCTCGCTGCCGTCGGGGCGTTCGACGATGAAGAGGTCCTGCGAGGCCAGGTGCGAGATCTCGGTGATCCGGCCGATCTCGGTACCGTCCACCGTGACGACGTCGAGGTCGATCAGCTGGTGGTCGTAGTACTCGTCCTCGTCCTCGGGCATCTCGTCCGGGTCGACGTCGGCGATCAGGAGGGTGTTGCGCAGCGCCTCGGCACCGGTGCGGTCCAGCACGCCCGCGAAGCGCAGCAGGAGCCGGCCGCTGTGCACCCGGCCCGACTCGATGGTCAGCGGTCCGACGGAGGCCGGGTCGGTGGTCAGGACGGCACCGGGGCCGAGCCGCAGCTCCGGCTCGTCGGTGCGCACCTCGACGGTGACCTCGCCCTTGATGCCGTGGGCGCGGCCGATCCGTGCGACTACCAGCTGCACTTGTCTCGTTCTCCTGTTCTGCGACTGTCGTGAACGACCGCGGGCCGGGGACGGCCCATCGGCCCTCCCCGGCCCGAGCCGGTACTGCTTTGCGTCAGCGGACGTGGTCCACGTCGACCAGGTCGACTCGGACTCCGCGGCCGCCGATGGCGCCCACGACGGTGCGCAGGGCGCGTGCGGTGCGGCCGTTGCGGCCGATCACCTTGCCGAGGTCGTCGGGGTGCACCCGGACCTCGAGTACACGCCCGCGACGCAGGTTGCGCGAAGCGACCTGCACATCGTCAGGGTTGTCGACGATGCCCTTCACGAGGTGCTCGAGAGCCTCCTCGAGCATGCTCAGGCCTCGGTCGACTCAGAGGACTCGGCCGCGGCCTCGTCCTTCTTCTCGGCCTTCTTCTTCTGGGTGATCGCCTCACCCTTGCCCTCGTCGTCGCCGCCGAGAGCCTCGAAGGACGGACGCGCGGCCTTCGGCTGCGCGACGAGCAGCGGCGCCGGGGCGGGCTCGCCCTTGAACTTCTGCCAGTCGCCGGTCTTCTTGAGAATGGCGAGCACGGGCTCGGTCGGCTGGGCGCCGACACCGAGCCAGTACGCCACACGCTCGGCGTCGACCTCGATCACCGACGGGTTGTACGTCGGGTGGTACTTGCCGATCTCCTCGATCGCACGGCCGTCACGGCGGGTGCGGGAGTCGGCGACGACGATGCGGTAGTGAGGCGAACGGATCTTGCCCAGACGCTTCAGCTTGATCTTGACTGCCACGGGAGTGGGTTCTCCTGGTTTTGACGTGGTTGGGCACGGCGAGAGTTGCCGCGTGGGGTTGCGGTACCCGAGTGCCCGACGGACGCGTCAGCCGGAGGAGAGAGGGGTCCTGTGCGGCTGTCGAGTGCAGCCGCCCATTCTGCCACACCGTGCGGACCGGCACCGACCGAGGGTGCCGGCGGGCACGACTGAGCGGCATCCGGCGCCGGGAGTCCGGCATCGGATGCCGGGACACGGCTGCCACGAGCAGCCGCGTCCTCAGCTCGCCGCCGCGCCCACGACCTCCGGGATGCGGAACGGCTTGCCGCACCCGCCGCACATGATCGGCGCCTGGGCCAGCACCGACGGAACGACCCGCACATTGCGGCCGCAGTCGCACACCGCCTTGACCCGGACGCCGCCGCCGGAGGAACCGTGCCGCGCCGCCGGACCCCGGAAGGTACGGGAGGTGTCGGCGGAGGTGGCGGCGGTGTGGGCGGTCAGGGCCCGCTGGAGGCGGTCGATCGTCGGGCGGTAGCGCCGTTTCGCCTCGGGGTTGAGGGTGACCAGGGAGAAGCCGCTGCTGGGATGCGGCTCCTCGGGGTGGTCCAGGCCCATCTCCTCGGCGATCGCGAGGAATCTGCGGTTGTGGTAGCGGCCGGCGCGGGAGGTGTCGCGGACGCCGCGGGCGGCCGCGATGCCGTGGACTGCCTCATGGAGCAGCCGTTCGAAGGAGAGCTCGTGTCCGCAGGCGGACGACGACTCCCCGATCAGGGATTCGGGCGCGGCAAGGTCCGGCAGCTCGGGGTGGTACCGCTGAATATCGGCCCACGCCTGTGCCAGCTCTGCGGCGAGAACAGGTGGTGTCGTGCTCACGTAATGACAACGAGCCGGAGTCCCCCGGTGTTCCTATTCCGGGGCATCCCAAATAATTTGCACGTACCCGTCAGTTGCCGCTGATGCGACCTGACGAGGGCGGGTGCGCTGATCTGCGGAGAAGCCTCGCAGCTCCTACCAAGCCGGTACGTAGGCTGACGTACGACCCGGCGCGTAGACGATGTCCGCGCGCCGGGGTAGGTGTGGTCCGCGCATGCGCAAGAGGCGTTTCGGTCGCGATTCTTCCGGAAGGGCCCTGTCTCAGTAAGCGCGCGCGACGATCGCGACGTTACCGGGTGCGTCGTCGGTGTCCGGCACCGACCCGTCCCCGGCGACCAGACACCGTACGGTCACGGCGTGCTCGGCCAGCTTGACCTCGCCTTCTTCGCCGAGGCTCGCCCAGGGGATGCGCGCCCAGCCGCCGGCGGCCGTCGCCTCGACGGCTTCCTCGATCGTCGTCACGTCGACGGTGCGGGACTCGCGGCGCTCGCGGGACTGGGTCAGCAGCAGCGCCTGGTCCTCCTCGAGGATCGCGGGGAGCATCCCCGGGAGCGCGTCGAGGGCCACGGGTTCCTTGCCGCCCGGGATGCGGCGGACCAGCATCGCCGAGTTGTTCTCCAGGTCACGGGGGCCGACCTCGATCCGTACGGGGACGCCCTTCAGCTCCCAGTCGACGGCGCGGCGTCCGAACGGGGTGTCCGTGCGGTCGTCGACGCGGACCCGGACCCCGGCCGCGGCGAGCCGGTCGCCGATCTCGCGGACCTTGGCCAGAACCGCGTCGTCGCCCTTGATCGCGAGGACGACCGCCTGGACGGGGGCGAGCCGCGGCGGCACCCGCAGCCCGTTGTCATCTCCGTGAGTCATCACCAGGGCGCCGATCATGCGGGTCGTGGACCCCCAGGACGTCTGCCAGACGAGTTCCTGCTTGCCTTCCTTGGACAGGTACCGGGTGTTGAACGCCTTGGCGAAGTTCTGGCCGAGTTCGTGGCTGGTGGCCATCTGGAGGGCCTTGCCGTCCCCCATCATGCCTTCGAGCGTGAGGGTGTTGATCGCGCCCGCGAAGCGCTCCTTGACGGTCTTGCGGCCGGCGACGGTGTCCATGGCGAGGACATCGACCATGAAGTCCTCGTACACCTTGCGGTGGATGTGCGCGGCGAAGTCGCGGGCCTCGTCCTGGGTGGCGTGCGCGGTGTGGCCCTCCTGCCAGAGAAACTCGGTGGTGCGCAGGAAGAGGCGGGGTCGCAGTTCCCAACGGACGACGTTCGCCCACTGGTTGATCAGCAGGGGCAGGTCCCGGTAGCTCTGCACCCACTTCGAGAAGTAGTCGTTGACGATCATCTCGGAGGTGGGGCGCACCACGGCGGGCTCTTCGAGCTCCTTGCCGCCGCCGTGCGTGACGACCGCAAGTTCGGGGGCGAAGCCCTCGACGTGCTCGGCCTCCCTGGTGAAGTACGACTGCGGGATCAGCAGCGGGAAGTACGCGTTCTGGGCGCCCGCCTCCTTGATCCGGGCGTCCATCTCCTGCTGCATCCGCTCCCACAGCCCGTACCCGTACGGTCGGATCACCATGGTGCCGCGCACCGGCCCGTTGTCGGCCAGTTCGGCCTTGTTGATCAGATCCTGGTACCAGCGCGGGAAGTCGATGTCCCGCGGGGTGAGAACGGGTGCCTTTGCCATGGCGAGATGGTACGGGCACAGATTGCCGGAATGTGAATTCTCGCCACTCGTGAGGGCACCCCTCAAGCGGGGCTCCGCGACCCCTGGACGCGGTCGCGAGCCCGGAGTTTCCTGGCATACGGGGGGAGGCCGAGCGTACGTCACGGGGGCGATGGAAACGGGCACAGAAACAACTCTCTGCGGATTGGGGCGCTTTCGATGACACCTACGCTCGTGCGGCAGCACCAGCCTCACGCGGGGCCCTCGCCCCATGTGGACCTCGCTGCACGCGCGCGTGACTGGTCGGAGATCCAGGAGCGGATGCTCGTACCGCTCCACGAGGCGGTCTACCGGCGACTGGACGTGGGCCCCGGCACCCGGCTGCTGGGCCTCGGCTGCGGTTCCGGGCTGGCGCTGCTGATCGCCGCCTCCCGGGGCGCGTCGGTCACGGGCGTCGAGCCGTCCTCCCCCGAGCGACTGGCCCTCGCCCGCGAGCGCCTGTTCCCGGAGTCGCCGGTCTCCCGCGCGCGTGCCGACACCCGGCTCGTCGACCAGGCCCCCGGCGCGGCCGTGGACGGTGCGGCTCGCTTCACCCTGGTGACCGCCTTCGAACCCATCGGATGTCTCGCGGGCGACGCGGAGGGGCTCGGTGATCTGCTGGCGGCCGCGGTGCCGCTCGCGGAGCGCGGGGCTCCCGTGGTGCTGACCGGCTGGGGGCCGCCCGAGCGCTGCGCGACGTCGTCCGTGCTGCGGGTGGCGGCGAAGCTGGCGGATCCGCTGCACGGCGCGGGCCGCCCGCGGCCGGCGCTGCGCGACGACCTGGAGGAGGTCGCGCAGCGGGCGGGGCTGCGGCCCGACGGCTCGGGGCGGGTGGCGTGCCCCTTCGGGTACGCCGACCTGGACAGCGCGGTGCGCGGACTGCTGTCGACGGGGCTGTTCGACGCGGCGATCGCGGCGACCGATCAGGAGCAGGTCGACAAGGAGATGGCGGAGGCGCTGCACCCGCACCGCCGCCCGGACGGCACGGTGTGGATGCCGAACGTGTTCCGCTACCTGATCGCGCGAACGCCCTGACCTGGCCCGGCGCACGGCGCAGCCGCCGGCCGGGCGAGGCGGGCCGGGCGGCGCGGGGCCGGGCGGCTAACTCTGCTCGGGCTCGTCCGGTTCGAGTTTCGTCAGCCGTGAGACACCGGCGATCCGGTACGCGTCGGCCTCCTCCAGCGTCTCGCGTTCGAGCAGCGCCTGGGCGAGCGCGTCGAGTTGCCGGCGGTGGTCGCGCAGCTTGCGGCACGCCTCCTCGTAGCACTCGTCGACGATCCGCCGCATCTCGC
Coding sequences:
- a CDS encoding DUF2469 domain-containing protein, which gives rise to MSAEDLEKYETEMELKLYREYRDVVGLFKYVIETERRFYLTNDYEMQVHSVQGEVFFEVSMADAWVWDMYRPARFVKQVRVLTFKDVNIEELNKSDLELPGG
- a CDS encoding RNA-binding protein, whose amino-acid sequence is MLEEALEHLVKGIVDNPDDVQVASRNLRRGRVLEVRVHPDDLGKVIGRNGRTARALRTVVGAIGGRGVRVDLVDVDHVR
- the rplS gene encoding 50S ribosomal protein L19 is translated as MSHLLDSVDAASLRSDVPAFRPGDTVNVHVRVIEGNRSRVQQFKGVVIRRQGAGVRETFTVRKVSFSVGVERTFPVHTPIVEKIELVTRGDVRRAKLYYLRDLRGKAAKIKEKREN
- a CDS encoding YifB family Mg chelatase-like AAA ATPase; the protein is MGFARTCSVALVGVEGVVVEVQADLEPGVAAFTLVGLPDKSLTESRDRVRAAVVNSGAEWPQKKLTVGLSPASVPKAGSGFDLAVACAVLGACERIDPRVLADIVMIGELGLDGRVRPVRGTLPAVLAAADAGYEQVVVPECAAAEATLVPGVSVLGVRSLRQLIAVLADEAVPDEEPDEPGRPDPLLAGLRVPGTGAATGLHSFGAAQYDQDHDLADVVGQMSARTAVQVAAAGGHHLFLEGPPGAGKTMLAERLPAVLPRLGREEALEVTAVHSVAGLLPPGKPLIDAAPYCAPHHSATMQALVGGGPGVARPGAVSLAHRGVLFLDEAPEFSGKALDALRQPLEAGHVVIARSAGVVRFPARFLMVLAANPCPCGHFSQTDARCECPPSAIRRYQARLSGPLLDRVDLRVEVDRVARTALTGHGARGESTATVADRVRGARERAAVRLAGTPWRTNGEVPGRELRSRWHAAAGAMDEAERNLERGVLTARGIDRVLRVAWTVADLAGHDRPDATDVALALQLRTGVPRGVPMAIGAPA
- the lepB gene encoding signal peptidase I codes for the protein MGDVAVGARSGHDGEEHRGRPVDAAPTAPDDVPPTGSDTAAEDGRVTNGYAGAGTQGPGGPEPEQPKKQRSFWKELPILIGIALVLALLIKTFLVQAFSIPSDSMQNTLQEGDRVLVDKLTPWFGSEPDRGEVVVFHDPDNWLAGEPTVNPNAFQTVLSWIGLMPSAEEKDLIKRVIGVGGDTVECKGTGPVKVNGKALNEASYVYPGNTPCSVDDQGGQFKVKVPEGFIWVMGDHRQNSRDSRYNQGDANKGMVPVEKVVGRAIVKAWPINRWGTLPVPDTFDQAGLNDRSSAAAALTAAPNAVALAGVVPVALWRRRRITVEETR
- a CDS encoding YraN family protein, with translation MNTHLARRALGAYGEDLAARRLVEAGMTVLARNWRCGRTGEIDIVARDGDVLVVCEVKTRGPGPYEHPMSAVTPVKAERLRDLAQRWVQEHGGAPPGGVRIDLVGIVLPARGAPVVEHARGVA
- the lepB gene encoding signal peptidase I — its product is MDTEAQTTERDRSSRPSGSGEIPDTQGPEERSRFALVSRVAEYVPGGRITLTTLVCLVFLLLLNTFVLQPFQIPSGSMERGLRIGDRVLVNKLAYRFDAGPRRGDVVVFDGSGYFGDADYIKRVVGVGRDHVVCCDKDGRLRVNGRSVDESTFLYPGDSASTVPFDVVVPDGALFVLGDHRSASSDSRDHLGSPGGGMVPVRKVIGRADWIVWPVGHLTRLHRPDVYARVPAAPGGTAPAAGGSDPADGAHG
- the trmD gene encoding tRNA (guanosine(37)-N1)-methyltransferase TrmD, with the translated sequence MRIDVVTIFPEYLDPLNVSLVGKARARGRLNVHVHDLREWTYDRHNTVDDTPYGGGPGMVMKTDPWGDALDSVLADGYESGSHRPALVVPTPSGRPFTQELAVEFSECPWLIFTPARYEGIDRRVVDEYATRMPVFEVSIGDYVLAGGEAAVLVVTEAVARLLPGVLGNAESHRDDSFAPGAMASLLEGPVYTKPPRWRGREIPDVLLSGHHGKIARWRRDEALARTTAHRPDLIERCDPKAFDKKDREMLSILGWEPDPEGQPHGRFWRRAAGVEE
- a CDS encoding NUDIX hydrolase, whose translation is MTDAEGGSVGALGGEMRKVARVVLLDPRDRILLLHGHEPDDPSDDWWFTPGGGLEGEETREEAALRELAEETGITAVELGPVLWRRMCSFPFAGRRWDQDEWYYLARTDQTATEAVGLTELERRSVVGARWWTCQELSEAHETVYPTRLAELLRRLLDEGPPARPQILDTEIV
- the lepB gene encoding signal peptidase I, with product MGNRGKPRGAPTSAADNLLPTGIRRATGGSDGRTRAERRKLQRKVKRRRRRSAIKEIPLLVGVAVLIALVLKTFLVQAFVIPSGSMEQTIQIGDRVLVDKLTPWFGSRPQRGDVVVFKDPGGWLQDEQPTQKKDDPIVVKQVKDGLTFIGLLPSENEKDLIKRVVGVGGDRVKCCDAQGRVTVNGVPLVEDYLYPGNEPSAMDFDITVPEGRLWVMGDHRSNSADSRSHQDTDYGGTVSEDEVVGRAVVIAWPLGHWTTLDEPNTYASVVDSTSGSTAAPVTSHRVAPDDPNATIHLPSPAELPLVMGVVGLRRAWGRQRHRVRSWRGGCGGWRTVRTRRRGAPRTPGGRSPHGAGRRPSHRE
- the lepB gene encoding signal peptidase I, with amino-acid sequence MGGESATRTAPHGGGTSSGPAGGRTGQRLSGLAVALGLFLFLGGFAWAAVVYRPYTVPTSSMSPTIGVGDRVLAERVDGSEVRRGDVVVFKDATWGNAPMLKRVVAIGGDTVSCCRDGKLTVNGKQIDEPYLPDGQAAEVANFPTVDVPEGRLFLLGDERHGSLDSTAHLTDAAGGTVARGAVSARVDAVVWPMDGMLERPTGFEALGGLSEPGPLRTMGALIVAGAVLVLGGAAYGPLAQRAARRGRPRTEPTGAR
- the rimM gene encoding ribosome maturation factor RimM (Essential for efficient processing of 16S rRNA), encoding MQLVVARIGRAHGIKGEVTVEVRTDEPELRLGPGAVLTTDPASVGPLTIESGRVHSGRLLLRFAGVLDRTGAEALRNTLLIADVDPDEMPEDEDEYYDHQLIDLDVVTVDGTEIGRITEISHLASQDLFIVERPDGSEVMIPFVEEIVTEIDLAEQRAVVDPPPGLIDDRAEIASSRDES